From the genome of Mycobacteriales bacterium:
CGAGGAGTATCTGACGCTCAAATACGCCGCCGTCGGCGACTGACCGGCCCCGCCGAACCACCGGACCGGCGACGATCCCCGGCCGATGGGACACAGGAAGACGGTCCCCGACGTCGAATTTCAGGTGGCTGAGCGCAATCCTGCGCGGATCGCGGGGCGACAAGCCGGGTCGTCTGCGGTAAACAGGGCACGAATGAACGGATGGAACATCGGGTCGGCTACCGTCGTTGCATCAACCGAGAACCGCACCGCGCTCCCGCCGGCATCCGCCGGGTGGCCCCGGACCCGGCCCGGGAAATAATGCAGCCAGAATGAACACCTCGAGGAAAGGTTGTCCGTGACCCCCGCCCCCGCTACCCCGGCAGAGGAGACCGCCGTGGACAAGGCCACGCCGGCGGAGAGCCAGCCGGCCGGGACCAAGCGCAGCAACCGTGACCGCGGTGCCCTCGCGGTCGTACCCGGAGCTGAGCCCGCGGTCGAAGCCGAAGAGCCCAGCGAAAACGAGCTGGTCGACGAGGAAGAGGACGAGGAGGAGGCCCCGGAGGCCTTCGCCGAGGCCGACGCGGGCATATCCACCGACCTGGTCCGCGCATACCTCAAGGAGATCGGCAAGGTAGCCCTGCTCAACGCCGAGCAGGAAGTCGAGCTCGCCAAGCGGATCGAGGCCGGGCTGTTTGCCGCGGAAAAGCTGCGACAGGCCGCCGCCGGCAAAGGTCGCAAGCCCTCGAAGACGATGTACCGGGACCTCGAGTGGCTCACCGCTGACGGCCAGCGGGCCAAGGATCATCTACTGGAAGCGAACTTGCGCCTCGTCGTCTCGGTCGCCAAGCGGTACACGGGCCGCGGGATGGCTTTCCTCGACCTGATCCAGGAAGGCAACCTCGGCCTGATCCGCGCCGTGGAGAAGTTCGACTACACCAAGGGCTACAAGTTCTCCACCTACGCCACCTGGTGGATCCGCCAGGCGATCACGCGGGCCATGGCCGACCAGGCTCGCACGATCCGGATCCCCGTGCACATGGTCGAACAGATCAACAAGCTGACCCGGATCCAGCGCCAGATGCTCCAGGACCTCGGTCGGGAGCCGACCCCGGACGAGCTCGCCGCCGAGCTCGACATGACCCCGGACAAGGTGCTGGAGATCCAGGGATACGCGCGTGACCCGGTAAGCCTCGAGCTCCAGGTGGGTGACGAAGGTGACTCCCAGCTCGGCGACTTCATCGAGGACGCCGATGCGCCGGTCGCCTCGGAGGTGGTCTCCTTCGGGCTGCTCCAGGAGCAGCTCCAGGAGGTTCTCGGCACGCTGCCGGCCCGCGAGGCCGCCGTCGTGGCACTGCGCTTCGGACTTACCGACGGCCAGCCGCGCACCCTCGACGAGATCGGGAAGGAGTTCGGGCTGACCCGGGAGCGGATCCGCCAGATCGAGGCCAAGACGCTCTCCAAGCTGCGACACCCGTCCCGATCGCAGAAGCTGCGCGACTACCTCGACTGAGACCGGTCACAAACCACCGGCGAGCAGCCCCCCCGCGACGGCCACGCCCACGATGACGATGGCAGCCCGAAGGGCACCGGCCGGCAACCGGCGGCCGAGCATCGCGCCGAGCTGACCGCCGGCGATCGCGCCGAGCGCCAGCACCCCCGCCGCGCCCCAGGCGACGTGAGTGGCCGACGCGAACAGCATCGCCGCCACGCCGTTGACCACCGCGGCGACGACATTCTTCGCGGCATTGAGTCGTTGAAGGTCGTCATGGACGAAGATCGCGAGCAGTGCGATGAGGATCACGCCCTGCGCCGCCCCGAAGTAGCCGCCGTAGACGCCGGTGAGGAACACGCTGGTCCCCACAACGACGCGGTTGCGGTGGTCGCCCCGCCGATCGGCAACGAGGCGAGTGAGCCGGGGCTGCGCGGCGATCAACC
Proteins encoded in this window:
- a CDS encoding RNA polymerase sigma factor, whose protein sequence is MTPAPATPAEETAVDKATPAESQPAGTKRSNRDRGALAVVPGAEPAVEAEEPSENELVDEEEDEEEAPEAFAEADAGISTDLVRAYLKEIGKVALLNAEQEVELAKRIEAGLFAAEKLRQAAAGKGRKPSKTMYRDLEWLTADGQRAKDHLLEANLRLVVSVAKRYTGRGMAFLDLIQEGNLGLIRAVEKFDYTKGYKFSTYATWWIRQAITRAMADQARTIRIPVHMVEQINKLTRIQRQMLQDLGREPTPDELAAELDMTPDKVLEIQGYARDPVSLELQVGDEGDSQLGDFIEDADAPVASEVVSFGLLQEQLQEVLGTLPAREAAVVALRFGLTDGQPRTLDEIGKEFGLTRERIRQIEAKTLSKLRHPSRSQKLRDYLD
- a CDS encoding sulfite exporter TauE/SafE family protein, with the protein product MTPEAGLAIAGAGLAAGTINTIVGSGSLVTFPTLLALGYPPVLANVSNTIGLFPGSVSGAVGYRRELAGQRTRILWLCVAGGLGGLSGGFLLLALPGSVFRGVVPFLILLACGLIAAQPRLTRLVADRRGDHRNRVVVGTSVFLTGVYGGYFGAAQGVILIALLAIFVHDDLQRLNAAKNVVAAVVNGVAAMLFASATHVAWGAAGVLALGAIAGGQLGAMLGRRLPAGALRAAIVIVGVAVAGGLLAGGL